TCTAATATAGATTTTTTCTTTAAAATAGCTATACGTGTTTCTAAATCTGGTGCTTGAACATCAGCAATAAGTCCACCTTCAAAACGAGAACAAAGTCTATCTTGTAGTTTTTCTATTTCTTTAGGTGGTCTATCACTTGATAAGATGATTTGTTTATTTGCATCTTTTAGGGCATTGAAGGTGTGGAAAAATTCTTCTTGAACACGTTCTTTATTAGCTAAAAATTGAATGTCATCAACGAGTAAAACATCTACATTGCGATATTTTTGACGAAATGCCTCAGGTTTTCCATCTTTGATGGAGTTGATTAATTCATTGATAAATTTTTCGCTAGAAATATATAAAACCCTTTTTTGCGGTTGGTTTTGTAGTATTTTATGACCGATAGCGTGCATTAAATGTGTTTTTCCTAGGCCTACTCCACCATACATGAAAAAAGGATTATAATTTTTAGCTGGATTTTCTGCAACAGCAAGTGCTGCAGCATGGGCAAAGCTATTGGAATTACCTGTAACGAAAGTATCAAAGGTATATTTTGGATTAAGCGTAGATTTATCACCAGGATTTATAGGCATTGGTGTTTCTGCCGTATCATATTGGATAGCTTCAGTTAAGGTCGGTTGTATTAAGTCGTTTGCTTTTTTCTTTGTCCGAGTGCGACGATTTCTTTGCTTGATTTGTTTGAGCTGTTGATTCATTAATTCTTTTTGAGTATCATCGTCGTTTTGTTCTTCTTGAGCTATGCTTATTGTAATTTCTACGTGATTTTGCGTTACTTCATAGCAAGAGTCTTTTAAAAATGGAAGATAGCGGCTTTTAACGCGGTCTTTAGAATAATCATTAGGTGCTAAAAGCTCTAGTCTGTCATTTGTCAATTTTATAGGTTTTAATGGTTTTATATAATTTTGACAAACGTGCTCAGCTAGAGATTGTTGAATATTTTTTAAAATTTTTTCCCAGGTCAATTGAAGCTCAAGATTGGTCATTAAAGAGGTCCTTTCTGTAAAATATAACGTTGAATTGTCCTACAATTTGGGAAAATTCATTGTTTTTCTGTAAGTAGCAATATATCCACAGGTTTAAAAACCTGTGGATAAGTGTATAAATATCTTATCAAAATGGTTATAATATATCAATAAGTATTTTGAAATCAGTTGACACGAAAAGTGCAGTAGTCTATAATTCTAATAGCTATATTTGAAATATTACAACTGTAACTGTACTGATTGTATCCAAAGTGTTGTAAAACCTTTAACTAGCTATAGTGATATAAAGCATATCTATAAAGTAAACGGAACGCTAAATTTCCTGTCTTTAGGTATGAGTGAGATTTGCAATGGCTAATATTTATTGCATCTTGCATCTAGGACAGTTATCAGTTTATCGATTGTGGTGTTTTAAGGAGGTGTAAAGATTGAAACAGACATTTCAGCCAAATACTCATTGGAAAAAGAAAACTCATGGTTTCCGTCAACGCATGAAAACTAAAGGTGGTCGCCTTGTTTTAAAAAGAAGACGTGCTAGAGGAAGACATAAGTTATCCGCATAATAACAGGTCACTACGGTGGCCTCTTTTTCCTTTTACCTTGTATTTGTTTTGTGGGGATAATATGAAATATACTTTGCCAAAGAAAATGGTAGTAAAACAAAATAGTGATTTTCAGAAAATTTATCGAAATGGCCGTTCTCTAGCAAATAGGAATTTGGTCGTTTATTTTTGCAAAGCATTTCATCCATCCTATCGTGTGGCTTTTGCAGCTGGAAAAAAATTGGGAAATGCTGTTACGAGAAATCGAGTAAAAAGATTACTTAGAGAAGCATATAGACTACATCGTCACGAAATTGATGAGAATTATTGTTTATTGCTTGTTGGCAGAGCCGCAGCTGTGGATATTTCATCCACAGAGATGGAAAAGTCATTTTATTCATTATGCCAACGTGCAAATGTTTTGAGAAAAGAAGATGAACAAAAGTGAAGCGGATTTTCATTGTGTTGATTGTGTTTTATCGTAATTTTATATCACCTTTGAAACCGCCTTGCTGTCGTTATATTCCAACATGTTCGGAATATGCGTTAATTGCTATAGAAAAATACGGAGCGTACAAAGGTGGTTGGATGGCGTTTAAGAGAATAATGCGCTGTCATCCTTTTCATAAAGGTGGGTACGACCCGGTTAAATAGATTTTAATATTAGTTTTGATTTTTTAGATATAAAATTTAGGATGTGATGAATTGGACTTTCTTTCTTCTATTTTTAATCCTTTAGTGCAAGCTTTGGAATTTATTTTAGGTTTTATTCATGATATTTTTAGTGTTGTAGGAATAGAATCTTACGGTATAGCGATAATTGTATTAACAGTTATCATTAAGATGATTTTTTATCCACTTACTGTAAAACAGGTTAAATCCATGAAGGCAATGCAAGAATTGCAGCCTAAAATGAAAAAATTACAAGAAAAATATAAGAATGACCCGAAACGTTTACAGTTAGAAATGGGCAATTTATATAAAACAGCTGGTGTAAATCCTTTAGCAGGATGTTTGCCTTTACTTGTACAAATGCCATTTTTAATGGGTATGTTCTATGCTTTACAAAGTCTTGATTATGGTGGAGATCCGACTTTTTTATGGATTAAAAATTTGTCTAATCCAGACCCATTTTATATATTGCCTGTCTTATCAGCTTTAAGTACTTTTATAGTACAAAAACAGACAGCATCTTCATCAGGCTCAGCACAGATGCAAATGCAGATGAAGATTATGTCTATTGTAATGCCTTTATTCATCGGTTGGATCAGTTGTAACTTTGCTGCTGGATTGGTAATATACTGGATTGTTAATAACGTTATGCAGATATTACAGCAGTGGTGGATGTACAGACATGAAGATACGACTGCGAAAAAGGAGTAATCGTTGATGGCAAGAGTCATTGAAGTAACTGGTAAAGATATCGAAGAGGCAAAAAAAGCTGCTCTTTTACAGTTAAATTTACCAGAAGAGCGTGTAATTTTTGAAGTCTTAGAAGAACCATCAAAAGGGTTTTTTGGTATTATTGGTACAAAAGAAGCTAAAATAAGAGCAACAGAAAAAGAATTTACACCACTTGAAAAAGGACAGGAATTTTTAAAAAGTGTGTTTAAGGCAATGCATAAAGATATTGCCATTGAATGTGTAGAAGAAGATATAAATTATAAATTCAATCTCATCGGTGATGATTTAGGTGTTCTTATCGGTAAACATGGCCAAACTCTTGATTCATTGCAGTATTTAACAAATATGGCAGCTAATAAAAATGTTATGGGCGCTAGAGTTCGCATCGTTTTAGATGTGGAAAATTATCGTAGTCGCCGTGAAGAAACTTTATGTCAATTAGCACAAAAATTGGCTGCTAGAGCGCGTAAATACAGAAACAAGGTTGTACTTGAACCGATGAATCGTCATGAACGAAAAATAATTCATATGGCTCTTCAAGATTATGCAGATATTATCACATACAGCGAAGGTGTAGAACCACATCGCAAAATTGTAGTAGATATTAAGCATAATAAAAATGAAGATTTGTTAATTAAATAAATGATTTGTTAAGCTGTGAAAGGGCTGTTTCCAATCTGTTATTATTTGGGGCAGTCCTTTTGTGTCTGATTGGAGAGATTTTTGATGAAAGATTTTGCAGATAATGATACAATTGCAGCAATAGCGACACCTCCAGGTGAAGGTGGTATCGGCATTGTTCGCATAAGTGGAGAAAATGCTGGTTTTGTTGCAGATAAATTTTTTAAACCTGTAAAAAAAGGTTTTTCTGTAATAGATTTTAAAACGCACCAAGCTGTTTATGGAAAAGTAATCGATGATGTAGGCAATGTCATTGATGAAGCGTTATGTATAGCTATGTGGGCACCAAACTCTTATACAAAAGAAAATGTCGTAGAAATACAAAGCCATGGCGGAAGTTTGGTAGTACATCGCATTTTAGAATTGGCATTGAGTCATGGCGCAAGAATGGCTGAACCGGGCGAATTTACTAAAAGAGCTTTTTTAAATGGTAGATTGGATTTATCGCAAGCTCAATCAGTCATGGATATCATTCAAGCTAGAACAGATGCTTCACTTCGCATGGCTGCTGGTCATTTACAGGGTGCTTTTTCAGAAGAGATAAAATCCATGCGTCATGATATCTTGGAAATAATTGCTCATTTAGAAGCATCAATAGATTTTCCTGAAGATGATATTGAAGATGTGGCAAAACAAGAAGCTGAAGAAAAAATTTGTAAGATAAAAGACCGCATAGATGAGATTTTAAAGACATTCCATACAGGGAGAATTTTGCGAGAAGGGCTTATGACAGCTATTATTGGTAAGCCTAATGTAGGGAAATCCAGTTTATTAAATGCTCTATTGCGAGAAGAAAGAGCTATAGTAACAGATATTCCAGGAACGACGCGCGATAGCTTAGAGGAATATGCTAATATTAAAGGTGTACCACTTAGAATAATAGACACAGCAGGTATTCGCGAAACGCAGGATAAAGTTGAACAAATCGGTGTGGAAAAATCTGTATCATATTTGCAAAGAGCTGATTTGATTTTAGCGTTATTTGATATCTCTCGACCGTTATCTACAGAAGATGAAGAAATCATAAATATGCTTGAAGGCAAAAAGGGTATCATTTTATTGACTAAAAAGGATTTGCCAAAAGAAATTGATGTAGATGATTTAAAAGATAAACTACATGGTGATTTTAAATATATTTATATCTCTACGTTAAATAAAGAAGGATTAAAGGATTTAGAAGATGAGATTGTCAGCCGTGTTTATAGTGGTAATAGTGGACAAGCAGAAGGCTGTTTTGTAAGCAATTTAAGACAAGCTGAAGCACTTAAAGCTGCTAAAAAACATTTAGAAGAATGTTTAAATACGATAAAAATGGACATGGCAGAAGACTTTATTGTCATAGATGTGCGTTCTGCTTGGGAAAAATTGGGTGAAATAACAGGTGATACAGTCGATGAAGATATTATCGACCAGATTTTTAGCCAGTTCTGTATTGGAAAATAAAGGATTGAAGATTGGAGGAGAAATCTTTGTTTATTGCGGGAAATTATGATGTAATTGTCATTGGTGCTGGTCATGCTGGCGTAGAAGCAGCTCTTGCTAGTGCTAGGATGGGTTGTCAAACACTTCTTACAACACTTAATATGGATAATATTGCCATGATGCCATGCAATCCATCAGTCGGTGGTCCAGCTAAAGGTCATTTAGTGCGTGAAATTGATGCTTTAGGTGGAGAAATGGGTGTAAATGCGGATAAAACTTGTATTCAGTATCGCATGTTAAATACAGGTAAAGGTCCAGCTGTTCAGGCTTTGCGTGCTCAAGCAGATAAAAAACTGTATCAGCATATGATGAAGAAAACGTGTGAACTTCAAGAAAATCTCGATGTTAAACAATTATTGATAGATGAAATCTTGTTTGAAAATGATGCTGTTACAGGTGTCGTCGTAGAAACAGGTGAAGTTTATACATGCAAGGCTGTTGTATTAGCTTCAGGAACGTATTTAAAAGGCAGAATTATCATCGGTGAAAATACTTATGCAGGTGGTCCAAATGGACAGCGTGCAGCCGTAAAACTTTCTGATTGCTTGAAAAAAGCAGGCATAGAAATAATGCGCTTTAAAACTGGAACACCAGCACGTGTTGACCGTCGCAGTTTAGATTTTTCTAAGATGATTATTCAGCCTGGTGATGATGAAGTACACAATTTTTCTTTTATGAGCGATGTGAAAACGCGCGAACAAGTGCCATGTTGGCTCACATATACAAATGAACAGACGCATAAAATAATCCGCGACAATATTGAGCGCGCTCCAATGGCTAATGGTATTATAAAGGGAATTGGACCGAGATATTGCCCTTCTATTGAAACGAAAATCGTGCGTTTCCCTGATAAACAGCGCCATCAATTATTCATTGAACCAGAAGGTTTAGATACAGAAGAAATGTACGTTCAAGGCATGTCAACGAGTATGCCGATTGATGTTCAAATGGAATTTTTGCGCACTATACCGGGACTTGAACATGTAAAAATCATGCGTCCTGGTTATGCCATTGAATATGATTGCATCAATCCATTACAATTAAAACCATCTTTGGAATTTAAAAAGATAAGTGGTTTCTTTTCCGCAGGACAGACAAATGGTACATCTGGTTATGAAGAAGCAGCAGCACAAGGTATTATAGCTGGTATTAATGCAGCACTTAAAATCCAAGGCAAAGAGCCTCTTATTTTAAAACGTTCTGAAGCATATATCGGTGTATTGATAGATGATTTAGTAACTAAAGGAACGAATGAACCGTATCGTATAATGACTTCTCGTGCAGAATATCGTTTACTTTTGCGCCAAGATAATGCTGATTTGCGTTTGACGGAAAAAGGCAGAGCTATAGGCTTAGTATCAGATGAACGATATGCGCGCTTTGTAAAACGTCGTGATGATATAAAACAAGCTATTGCACTTTTAAATGAAATCAAGATTTATCCAAATAAAGAAACTTTAGCTAAGATGCAAGAGTTGGAATTAGGCTCTATTCACAACACTGCTACAGCAGCTGATTTATTAAAACGCAGTGGTATAACGTATGATAGATTAGCACAACTTATTGAGCTTCCAGAACTCGCTGATGATGTAAAAAAACAAGTAGAAATTTCCATAGTGTATGAAGGCTATATTAAAAAACAGCTGGAACAAGTAGAACGCATGGAAAAATTAGAGTCAAAATTACTGCCTGCTGATATCGATTATGATGAAGTATCTAGTCTGCGCGATGAAGCACGTGAAAAACTCAGCAAAATAAGACCAATATCCATTGGACAAGCAAGTCGTATTTCAGGCGTATCACCAGCTGATATATCTGTACTGCTCGTTTATCTTGAACAGCATCGTCGACAGGAGGAACATCAATGAATTTTGTAGATGAATTGAAGATAGCTGCAACAGAATACGGTTTAAACTTAACAGAAGACCAAATAAGCGCTTTTAATAAGTATTATGAGCTTCTTTATGAATGGAATAAAAAAATCAATTTGACGGCTATTACGGAGCCTAAAGACGTAGCGATAAAACACATGGTAGATTCACTTAGCTGTTTTAAAGCTGATTTATTTAAAGAAAATACTTCTTTAATCGATGTTGGAACAGGTGCAGGTTTTCCAGGTTTGCCACTTAAAATTTTTTATCCATCACTTAAATTGACATTATTAGATTCACTTAATAAACGCGTGAAATTCTTACAATTAGTTGTAGATGAATTGGGTTTAAAAGATGTTGAGGTAATTCATGCTAGAAGTGAAGAAGCTGCTCGCAATAAGAAATATCGTGAGAAATTTGATTTAGCGACAGCTAGAGCTGTAGCTAGATTGCCGATTATCTGTGAATATTGCCTACCATTTGTCAAAGATGGTGGAACATTTATTGCATTAAAAGGTCGTCAATATGAAGAAGAAGCAGCGCAAGCACAAAAGGCTATAAAGGTATTAGGCGGAGAGATTTCAGATATAATGCCTGTTAAATTGCCGGAAATCGATGACAAACGTGCTGTAATTTATATAAAAAAAATAAAATCTACACCGAAAACATATCCACGCAAAGCAGGAACACCAGAACGCAATCCGATTGTATAAATATAAAAAAGGAAGCTATCTAAAATTAAAGGTAGCTTCTTTTAGTTTATCGTAAAAGATAATTATAATATATTGAAAATATGATAATGATAAATTAAATATACATAGAAATAAAATACAGGAGATGTTTTTGTGCAAAGAGATAGTTTAGTTTTTCAAAAAAATTTATTGATTGCGATTGTAGTATTATTTTGGTTCGCTCAATATGTATATGTGCCATTTCAAACGCCATATTTAATCGGTATGCAGGTATCTTCTAGTATGGTTGGGATAATCATAGGTATTTATGGCTTCTCGCAAATGGCACTTAGAATGCCAATCGGTATCATGGCAGATAAAAACGGTCATCATAAGTTTTTTATCATTGTAGGAGTAGCATCTTCTGCTTTAGCTTCAATTTTTCGCATACTGCTTTCGCCAGAGATTGGTTTTTTTATTGGCAATATTTTATCTGGTTTAGCTTCCGCAATGTGGATATCCTTCATGGTTTTATACGCAAGTTATTTTACGAAAGAAAATCTACAAAAAGCAATGGGACTTATAATTGCGGCAAATAATATTGGGGTTTTAGGCGGATTTGTCATAAGTACATTGCTTTATAATTATTTAGGCATGAATTTTTTATGTCTATTGAGTGTTTGCAGTGGCGTTCCAGCGATATTGCTTTCATTTTTAATAAAAGAAACGAGAAGTGAAGCGACGACTTTAAAAGTGAGTTCATTGATAAAGGTCTATGTAGATAAGAGATTGATTTTCTTTGCATTAATCGCTTTGGTGCAGCAAGGAATACTAATGGCTACGTGTATGAGTTTTACTACGCAAGTAGCACATGAATTAAATGCCACATCAATACAAATCGGTTTATTGTCTATTGTATATATCGTATCAGCTGTAATTTTTTCATATTTTTCAGCTTCTGTTTTTGCGCAGCGGTACAGTTCTAAATTTTGGATTGCAACGATAATGTTTTGTTTAGCTATCTATTGTTTTATTGTACCGAATGTGCAGTCACCTAATTTATTAATTTTGGCGCAAATTTTAGCTGGTATGTCAACAGGTATAATATTTTCTTTTGCAACATCTGAAGCTATGAAAAATGTGCCAGTAGAAAAGCGTTCGACGGCGATGGGATATTATCAAGCTATTTATGCTGTAGGAATGACAGTTGTGCCGATGTTTTCAGGTATTATCTCAGAAAGTTATGGCTTAGATATGGCTTTTTATATTGAAGGGACAGTTGCAGTTTTAGCTACATTAGCAGTGATAGTATTATTTCATCAAAAAAAATGATTTACTATGTTTATAAAAAACTATTTTCTATATAATATATTTAAACGGAATATATTGCTTAGGAGATTGAGAATATAAGATGCATGAACGAAAAAGCATTTTTACACGGTATTTTTTTATATCTATAGGTTGTTTAAGTTTTATTTTGGGAACAGTTGGTATTATTTTGCCAATATTGCCGACCGTTCCTTTTTATATGTTAACTGTATTTTGTTTTGCTAAAGGCTCAGAAAAGTTAGAACGTTGGTTTAAGGGTACAGATTTATATAAAAATCATTTAGAGATTTTTGAACAAAAAAGACAGATGCGTGTAGATACAAAATTAAAGATTATATCTACAGTTACAATATTGATGGCTGGTGCAATATACTTAATGCCAAAAGGATTAATTGTTGGGTATATTGTAATTGGTTTAATATGGTTTATACATGTATTTTATTTCATTTTTAGTGTAAAAAATGCAAAATAAAAAATAGATAACACCTTATACAAGGTGTTATCTATTTTTTATTATTTAGCTTTAGCAAGTAAAAAAACGGTGCTTAAAATAAAGGTAGCTCCAATTAATTCTATAAAAGAAAAAGATACGTTTAAAAATATAACTGATAAAATAATAGAACAAAGTGGTTCTCCAACGGTTAAAATGCTGGCTTGTGTAGCTGGTAAATAATCAAGACTTTTCAAGTAAAAGCAAAAAGCAATGACAGTGCCAAATAATATCATGCCTAAAATGGCACTTAATGTATAAATCGTTATTTCACCAGGAATTTCTAATGGATTATTAAAACAAGATATGAATATTCCACCAAAGAGCATACTCCATCCCATGACATTCGTTGGTGAGTATTTGGCTAACATCTTACGTGGTTGTAATGTATAAAATACACAGCAAAGAGCAGATGTAATACCGGCAACTAGTGCCATTGGAGAAAGAACAATAGAAGAAAAATCCCCTTTAGTAACGATGCAGATTGTACCAGTGATAGCAAATAAAATGCAGATTAATTCAACACCAGAAGGTCGTTTATGTTTAATGATTAATGTGTAAAGCATTATGAAAACAGGTAATAAGAAGACTAAAATTGTTGCAGTCGGTGCATTGCTGTATTTTATAGCTATATAAAAGCCGTATTGTGAACCGAGCATACCGATTATACCAAGTAAAATAAGTCCAACTAGATTGTGCTTTAAAATTTTAAATATATTTTTTTCGTAAAAAAAATAAGTGGCAATTAGAAGAATTAAACCGCTAGCAAGCAATCTTGTATTAACGAGCCATTCAGGTGTGAACTGTTTTTGGCTGATTAAATATTGGACAAGAATGCCTACAAGTCCCCACATAGCAGTGGCAGATAGTACCATTAAAACGCCTTTTAAATGAGTGTTCATTTAATATCTCCTTTGTTTTTCCTATAGTTAATATTTTGGTATAATAAAATTAATACATAATTATGAATGAAAGAGGTGTTAAGCAATATGGAAATTTTTCACAATGATTGGGCGCAATATTTGAATTCAGAATTAAAAGAGCCGTATTATTTACAGTTGCGACAATTTTTGATTAATGAGTATAAAACACAGCAAATTTTTCCGGACATGTATGATATTTTTAATGCACTACATTACACAAGCTACCATGATACAAAAGTCGTAATCTTAGGACAAGACCCATATCATGGAGATGGACAGGCACATGGCTTGAGTTTTTCTGTAAAACCAGGCATAAAACCGCCACCATCTTTAGTTAATATTTTTAAAGAATTACATGATGATTTGGGCTGTTTTGTGCCTAATAATGGCTGTTTAAAACCATGGACAGAGCAAGGTGTTTTGCTTTTAAACACTGTACTGACAGTGCGTGCTCACCAAGCAAATTCACATCGCAATATGGGTTGGGAGCATTTTACTGATAAGATTATTGAGCTTTTAAATGAAAGAGAAAAACCGATTGCTTTTATTTTATGGGGTGCACCGGCTCGTCGTAAGAAGAAAATGATAACAAATCCGAAACATTTTATAGTAGAGTCAGCACATCCAAGCCCACTTTCAGCTTATAATGGATTTTTTGGCAGTAGACCATTTTCTAAGGTAAATAAGTTCTTGGAAAGTGTTGGCGAAAAACCAATTGATTGGCAGATACCAAATATTTGATATTTAAAGCAATTTTTGCATATCTAATGGTAATTGGCTTTCAATCGTTATTTCTTTATGTGTAAATGGATGAATGAATTGCAATTTATAGGCATGTAAGGCATGGCGTGAAATAAGGTTTCGTTTTCCTCCATATAAATCATCACCTAATAATGGATGGTTTAGATAAGACATGTGTACACGAATTTGATGGGTGCGACCTGTTTCAAGATTTAGTTCTATTAAAGAGTAATCGTCATATGTTTTTATAGTGCGATAATGTGTTATGGCATTTTTGCCGTTTTTATCCACTCGGTGCAAGATTATGCTGTTTAAAGAGCGCCCAATTGGTTCATCTATGGTGCCATTAGGCATTGTTAATTTCCCATGGACGAGGGCTAAATAATATCTTTTTAATAATTGATGATTATTGCCGAGCAAATGTTGTATCTGTCCAACTTTAGCAAAGACGACCAATCCTGAAGTATTGCGGTCTAAGCGATATAACGGGTGACAGCCTATTTGTTGATTTGTCTGTTGATAATGATACATCACAGCATTTGCTAATGTATTTTCAGCTTCAAATGTCAAAGGATGAGTTAATATACCGGCTGGTTTATCAGCGATTAATAAATAATCATCTTCGTAGCAAATGGTGAGCGGTAAATTGACGGGCAAGACATTTGACTGTTCTACAATGCGATATTCAATTATATCGCCTGGTTTTACAATAGCGCGAGTTGGTCGTATTTTTTGTCCATTTAAGAAAAATTCATCTTGTTTTTTTATTTTTTTCCAAAGAGAAGATGAAATATTTTCATGTCGTTTTAAATAATCTTTGGCGGATTGTTCTTTGACATTATTTTTTACGATGTATTTTAGCATAATTCTCCTTATTGTTATTTATTAACATCTTTTACTTTTTGATACGCTGTGTAAATGGCTGTAATCATTCCTAAAATGATACCGATTAATGTGCATACAGGTGTTGTGTTAAAATATAAATCAGCTTTACGGCCAATGAAAATGCATATCCCTATTGTTATAACGAAATGAAAACCTATGCCACTTACAAAAGAAAAAGTTTCCCAAGTTGATTTTGGTTTTTTCATAATGAAAATCACCTCATTTAGATAAAATATACTTTGAAAAGGTTGTGATGATATGTTAAAAAGAGTAATTTATTTAGTAGCTGTTTTATGGATTATGATGCTTTGTACAGCTTTTGCTGAAGAGCAAAAAACAGACAAAGATGCTGGCTGGGAAGTAATTGATATAGGACCAGCAGAAAATTATGAGTATGCTTTCAACACATTGACGATTAAATATGATAGAAATAAAGATGGTTCCATCAATAAGAATATCATTGTTTACGAAGAACGGAAAATGAATGTGATGATAGCCTCTAATGAGTATAAATATTATACAATTACTGATTGTAAATTGAATAAAGACTTACAGTCAATCTTATTTGGTGATGAAAAATTTTATACAAGAGAAGGCAAATATCGTTGGACTGATAAGCCTGCTTATTTAGCATGGATTACAGTAAGACCGGAAACAATCGGTGGAGATAGATTTATTGCTCTTGTAACGTATGCTGCTCAACATGATGTAGAACTGGAAGCTCGCTCTTAATATTAAATTATGGCAGATAAAAACCGCAACATTTATCAATGTTGCGGTTTTTGTTTATTTATTTAAAACAAATTTTTCAATAGCTTTAGCTACACCATCATTATCATTTGTATCTGTAACATAATCGGCAATAGCTTTAACTTTATCAATACCGTTTTCCATAGCTACACCAAGACCAGCAGCTTTTATCATGGTATAATCATTGCCTTGGTCACCACATGCCATAGTTTCAGATTGTTTGATATTTAAATAATCAGCAAGTTGTAATAAACCAACGCCTTTATCTACACCTTTATTTGTGATTTCTAAAAAGAACGGAGCACTTTTAAATACATTATAACGTTCTTTAACCCAATTAGGTAAATTAGCAATAGCTTTATCCAAAATTTCTGGTGGGTCAATAAACATTACTTTTATGATGTCATCTTCATCTGTAATATCTGTTAAAGGATTGATGATGTTGATATCGAGTTTATTGATGCTAGCTTCGTATTCTGTATATTGACTAGTTTCATTAGTCACTAATCCATGTTTAGTAGAAAAAGCTTGGCAG
The window above is part of the Megamonas hypermegale genome. Proteins encoded here:
- the mnmG gene encoding tRNA uridine-5-carboxymethylaminomethyl(34) synthesis enzyme MnmG; the encoded protein is MFIAGNYDVIVIGAGHAGVEAALASARMGCQTLLTTLNMDNIAMMPCNPSVGGPAKGHLVREIDALGGEMGVNADKTCIQYRMLNTGKGPAVQALRAQADKKLYQHMMKKTCELQENLDVKQLLIDEILFENDAVTGVVVETGEVYTCKAVVLASGTYLKGRIIIGENTYAGGPNGQRAAVKLSDCLKKAGIEIMRFKTGTPARVDRRSLDFSKMIIQPGDDEVHNFSFMSDVKTREQVPCWLTYTNEQTHKIIRDNIERAPMANGIIKGIGPRYCPSIETKIVRFPDKQRHQLFIEPEGLDTEEMYVQGMSTSMPIDVQMEFLRTIPGLEHVKIMRPGYAIEYDCINPLQLKPSLEFKKISGFFSAGQTNGTSGYEEAAAQGIIAGINAALKIQGKEPLILKRSEAYIGVLIDDLVTKGTNEPYRIMTSRAEYRLLLRQDNADLRLTEKGRAIGLVSDERYARFVKRRDDIKQAIALLNEIKIYPNKETLAKMQELELGSIHNTATAADLLKRSGITYDRLAQLIELPELADDVKKQVEISIVYEGYIKKQLEQVERMEKLESKLLPADIDYDEVSSLRDEAREKLSKIRPISIGQASRISGVSPADISVLLVYLEQHRRQEEHQ
- the rsmG gene encoding 16S rRNA (guanine(527)-N(7))-methyltransferase RsmG → MNFVDELKIAATEYGLNLTEDQISAFNKYYELLYEWNKKINLTAITEPKDVAIKHMVDSLSCFKADLFKENTSLIDVGTGAGFPGLPLKIFYPSLKLTLLDSLNKRVKFLQLVVDELGLKDVEVIHARSEEAARNKKYREKFDLATARAVARLPIICEYCLPFVKDGGTFIALKGRQYEEEAAQAQKAIKVLGGEISDIMPVKLPEIDDKRAVIYIKKIKSTPKTYPRKAGTPERNPIV
- a CDS encoding MFS transporter, whose translation is MQRDSLVFQKNLLIAIVVLFWFAQYVYVPFQTPYLIGMQVSSSMVGIIIGIYGFSQMALRMPIGIMADKNGHHKFFIIVGVASSALASIFRILLSPEIGFFIGNILSGLASAMWISFMVLYASYFTKENLQKAMGLIIAANNIGVLGGFVISTLLYNYLGMNFLCLLSVCSGVPAILLSFLIKETRSEATTLKVSSLIKVYVDKRLIFFALIALVQQGILMATCMSFTTQVAHELNATSIQIGLLSIVYIVSAVIFSYFSASVFAQRYSSKFWIATIMFCLAIYCFIVPNVQSPNLLILAQILAGMSTGIIFSFATSEAMKNVPVEKRSTAMGYYQAIYAVGMTVVPMFSGIISESYGLDMAFYIEGTVAVLATLAVIVLFHQKK
- a CDS encoding YbaN family protein, with amino-acid sequence MHERKSIFTRYFFISIGCLSFILGTVGIILPILPTVPFYMLTVFCFAKGSEKLERWFKGTDLYKNHLEIFEQKRQMRVDTKLKIISTVTILMAGAIYLMPKGLIVGYIVIGLIWFIHVFYFIFSVKNAK
- a CDS encoding DMT family transporter translates to MNTHLKGVLMVLSATAMWGLVGILVQYLISQKQFTPEWLVNTRLLASGLILLIATYFFYEKNIFKILKHNLVGLILLGIIGMLGSQYGFYIAIKYSNAPTATILVFLLPVFIMLYTLIIKHKRPSGVELICILFAITGTICIVTKGDFSSIVLSPMALVAGITSALCCVFYTLQPRKMLAKYSPTNVMGWSMLFGGIFISCFNNPLEIPGEITIYTLSAILGMILFGTVIAFCFYLKSLDYLPATQASILTVGEPLCSIILSVIFLNVSFSFIELIGATFILSTVFLLAKAK
- a CDS encoding uracil-DNA glycosylase, producing the protein MEIFHNDWAQYLNSELKEPYYLQLRQFLINEYKTQQIFPDMYDIFNALHYTSYHDTKVVILGQDPYHGDGQAHGLSFSVKPGIKPPPSLVNIFKELHDDLGCFVPNNGCLKPWTEQGVLLLNTVLTVRAHQANSHRNMGWEHFTDKIIELLNEREKPIAFILWGAPARRKKKMITNPKHFIVESAHPSPLSAYNGFFGSRPFSKVNKFLESVGEKPIDWQIPNI
- a CDS encoding RluA family pseudouridine synthase, which produces MLKYIVKNNVKEQSAKDYLKRHENISSSLWKKIKKQDEFFLNGQKIRPTRAIVKPGDIIEYRIVEQSNVLPVNLPLTICYEDDYLLIADKPAGILTHPLTFEAENTLANAVMYHYQQTNQQIGCHPLYRLDRNTSGLVVFAKVGQIQHLLGNNHQLLKRYYLALVHGKLTMPNGTIDEPIGRSLNSIILHRVDKNGKNAITHYRTIKTYDDYSLIELNLETGRTHQIRVHMSYLNHPLLGDDLYGGKRNLISRHALHAYKLQFIHPFTHKEITIESQLPLDMQKLL
- a CDS encoding AtpZ/AtpI family protein, with the translated sequence MKKPKSTWETFSFVSGIGFHFVITIGICIFIGRKADLYFNTTPVCTLIGIILGMITAIYTAYQKVKDVNK